Proteins encoded in a region of the Neodiprion virginianus isolate iyNeoVirg1 chromosome 2, iyNeoVirg1.1, whole genome shotgun sequence genome:
- the LOC124298447 gene encoding long-chain fatty acid transport protein 4-like isoform X2 produces the protein MIAAILIVLSAAVWMFMGPMFLLQLFLVAVVAYFASGGRLRWFYVAVRTLPRDITAVLRYITLLWSIRSHEKKNRCVADIFAQYVTKHPNKTCFIYEDQEWTFQQIEDFSNKVATVFKTHGYHKGDAVALFLENRPEFVGIWLGLSKLGVIVPLINTNLRKASLLHSINVANCQAIIYGADLGDAVKDISSSINAKTALYRFSETTNSPSNGLKEKDLTAILVDAPTTPPVIKDKGGYSDKLLYIYTSGTTGLPKAAVITNSRYLFIASGIHYVAGFRNSDRFYTPLPLYHTAGGIMSIGQALLHGSTVVIRKKFSASSYFTDCAKYQCTIAQYIGEMCRYVLAVPPKPEDKQHNVRMIFGNGLRPQIWSDFVNRFKIAKVAEFYGATEGNANIVNIDNTVGAIGFVSRIIPAVYPISIIKVDANGEPIRNSKGLCMTCEPNEPGVFIGKIMPNNPTRAFLGYVDSKASKSKIVHDVFAKGDSAFISGDILVADELGYLFFKDRTGDTYRWKGENVSTSEVEAIVSNLANYKDCVVYGVEIQGAEGRAGMAAIYDPDDTLNLEQLVLGMKEQLPTYARPQFIRALRKIDMTGTFKIKKKDLQNEGYDPTKIQDKLYYLDPKSGYNVLTPEAFEQIQQGKIRL, from the exons ATGATAGCAGCGATCCTGATCGTGCTCTCGGCAGCGGTATGGATGTTCATGGGGCCGATGTTCCTGCTTCAGCTCTTCCTCGTCGCCGTTGTCGCCTACTTCGCGTCCGGAGGAAGGCTCAGGTGGTTCTACGTCGCCGTAAGAACACTGCCGAGGGATATCAC GGCAGTTTTGAGATACATAACTTTACTGTGGTCAATCCGATCACACGAGAAGAAGAATCGATGCGTCGCAGATATCTTCGCGCAATACGTGACGAAACATCCGAACAAAACTTGCTTCATTTACGAAGATCAAGAATGGACCTTCCAGCAG ATTGAGGATTTCAGTAATAAAGTAGCGACGGTGTTCAAGACGCATGGATATCACAAAGGAGACGCCGTTGCTCTGTTTTTGGAAAATCGGCCGGAGTTCGTTGGAATTTGGCTAGGGTTGAGCAAACTCGGTGTTATAGTACCGTTGATAAATACTAATCTCCGAAAAGCATCGCTTCTCCACAGCATCAACGTTGCCAATTGCCAAGCGATAATATACGGCGCTGATTTAGGCGACG CCGTTAAAGATATATCTTCGTCTATAAACGCGAAGACAGCGTTATACAGATTTTCGGAAACGACAAATTCACCTTCTAATGGACTGAAGGAAAAAGATCTTACCGCTATTCTCGTTGATGCCCCGACCACACCGCCTGTAATCAAAGACAAGGGCGGATACAGTGATAAACTCCTTTATATTTACACTAGCGGTACAACCGGCCTGCCAAAAGCTGCCGTGATCACAAACTCCAG GTACTTATTCATCGCTAGCGGTATCCACTATGTCGCAGGTTTTCGAAACAGTGATAGATTTTACACTCCACTACCATTGTACCACACGGCTGGCGGTATCATGTCGATAGGTCAAGCTTTACTACACGGTTCAACGGTTGTGATTAGGAAAAAGTTTTCGGCCAGCTCGTATTTTACCGATTGTGCTAAATACCAGTGTACT atAGCTCAATATATTGGGGAAATGTGTCGCTATGTACTGGCAGTACCGCCAAAACCAGAAGACAAGCAACACAATGTTCGAATGATTTTTGGTAATGGGCTGAGGCCGCAAATTTGGAGTGATTTCGTTAATCGTTTCAAAATAGCAAAAGTTGCCGAATTTTACGGAGCTACCGAAGGAAATGCTAACATTG TAAACATCGACAACACCGTTGGAGCTATCGGTTTCGTCTCAAGAATCATTCCAGCAGTGTATCCGATTTCTATAATTAAGGTAGATGCAAATGGAGAGCCAATCAGGAATTCTAAGGGACTTTGTATGACCTGCGAGCCAA ATGAACCTGGCGTTTTCATCGGTAAAATCATGCCGAATAATCCAACAAGAGCATTCCTGGGTTACGTCGACTCTAAGGCATCCAAAAGCAAAATCGTTCATGATGTCTTCGCCAAGGGTGATTCTGCCTTCATTTCTG GTGACATCTTGGTAGCCGATGAGTTGGGATACCTGTTCTTTAAAGATCGCACCGGTGATACATACAGATGGAAAGGTGAAAATGTATCGACATCAGAAGTCGAGGCGATTGTCAGCAACCTTGCTAATTACAAGGATTGCGTCGTTTACGGTGTTGAG ATTCAAGGAGCTGAAGGAAGGGCTGGAATGGCAGCTATTTACGACCCAGATGACACACTAAACCTAGAGCAGCTAGTGTTGGGGATGAAAGAGCAACTGCCAACATATGCTAGACCTCAATTCATCAGAGCTTTGAGAAAGATTGATATGACTG GTACATtcaaaataaagaagaaagatCTGCAGAACGAAGGTTACGATCCAACTAAGATTCAGGACAAATTATATTACTTGGATCCAAAGTCTGGCTACAACGTTTTAACACCTGAAGCGTTTGAACAGATACAACAAGGCAAGATTCGTTTGTAA
- the LOC124298447 gene encoding long-chain fatty acid transport protein 4-like isoform X1, translated as MSDSISKSPPTHGTMNGTAPAIIPNLVSNKDKDVERGEIEDPSGRGAEANEGGGIIPPPGAPDSRVRELGGRRSTVVRLLGRLALATMIAAILIVLSAAVWMFMGPMFLLQLFLVAVVAYFASGGRLRWFYVAVRTLPRDITAVLRYITLLWSIRSHEKKNRCVADIFAQYVTKHPNKTCFIYEDQEWTFQQIEDFSNKVATVFKTHGYHKGDAVALFLENRPEFVGIWLGLSKLGVIVPLINTNLRKASLLHSINVANCQAIIYGADLGDAVKDISSSINAKTALYRFSETTNSPSNGLKEKDLTAILVDAPTTPPVIKDKGGYSDKLLYIYTSGTTGLPKAAVITNSRYLFIASGIHYVAGFRNSDRFYTPLPLYHTAGGIMSIGQALLHGSTVVIRKKFSASSYFTDCAKYQCTIAQYIGEMCRYVLAVPPKPEDKQHNVRMIFGNGLRPQIWSDFVNRFKIAKVAEFYGATEGNANIVNIDNTVGAIGFVSRIIPAVYPISIIKVDANGEPIRNSKGLCMTCEPNEPGVFIGKIMPNNPTRAFLGYVDSKASKSKIVHDVFAKGDSAFISGDILVADELGYLFFKDRTGDTYRWKGENVSTSEVEAIVSNLANYKDCVVYGVEIQGAEGRAGMAAIYDPDDTLNLEQLVLGMKEQLPTYARPQFIRALRKIDMTGTFKIKKKDLQNEGYDPTKIQDKLYYLDPKSGYNVLTPEAFEQIQQGKIRL; from the exons GACGTGGAACGCGGCGAGATCGAGGATCCGTCGGGACGGGGAGCCGAGGCCAACGAAGGTGGCGGGATAATCCCCCCTCCAGGGGCGCCCGACTCACGTGTCCGCGAGTTGGGGGGCCGACGGAGCACAGTTGTGCGTCTGCTGGGTCGCCTGGCGCTAGCCACGATGATAGCAGCGATCCTGATCGTGCTCTCGGCAGCGGTATGGATGTTCATGGGGCCGATGTTCCTGCTTCAGCTCTTCCTCGTCGCCGTTGTCGCCTACTTCGCGTCCGGAGGAAGGCTCAGGTGGTTCTACGTCGCCGTAAGAACACTGCCGAGGGATATCAC GGCAGTTTTGAGATACATAACTTTACTGTGGTCAATCCGATCACACGAGAAGAAGAATCGATGCGTCGCAGATATCTTCGCGCAATACGTGACGAAACATCCGAACAAAACTTGCTTCATTTACGAAGATCAAGAATGGACCTTCCAGCAG ATTGAGGATTTCAGTAATAAAGTAGCGACGGTGTTCAAGACGCATGGATATCACAAAGGAGACGCCGTTGCTCTGTTTTTGGAAAATCGGCCGGAGTTCGTTGGAATTTGGCTAGGGTTGAGCAAACTCGGTGTTATAGTACCGTTGATAAATACTAATCTCCGAAAAGCATCGCTTCTCCACAGCATCAACGTTGCCAATTGCCAAGCGATAATATACGGCGCTGATTTAGGCGACG CCGTTAAAGATATATCTTCGTCTATAAACGCGAAGACAGCGTTATACAGATTTTCGGAAACGACAAATTCACCTTCTAATGGACTGAAGGAAAAAGATCTTACCGCTATTCTCGTTGATGCCCCGACCACACCGCCTGTAATCAAAGACAAGGGCGGATACAGTGATAAACTCCTTTATATTTACACTAGCGGTACAACCGGCCTGCCAAAAGCTGCCGTGATCACAAACTCCAG GTACTTATTCATCGCTAGCGGTATCCACTATGTCGCAGGTTTTCGAAACAGTGATAGATTTTACACTCCACTACCATTGTACCACACGGCTGGCGGTATCATGTCGATAGGTCAAGCTTTACTACACGGTTCAACGGTTGTGATTAGGAAAAAGTTTTCGGCCAGCTCGTATTTTACCGATTGTGCTAAATACCAGTGTACT atAGCTCAATATATTGGGGAAATGTGTCGCTATGTACTGGCAGTACCGCCAAAACCAGAAGACAAGCAACACAATGTTCGAATGATTTTTGGTAATGGGCTGAGGCCGCAAATTTGGAGTGATTTCGTTAATCGTTTCAAAATAGCAAAAGTTGCCGAATTTTACGGAGCTACCGAAGGAAATGCTAACATTG TAAACATCGACAACACCGTTGGAGCTATCGGTTTCGTCTCAAGAATCATTCCAGCAGTGTATCCGATTTCTATAATTAAGGTAGATGCAAATGGAGAGCCAATCAGGAATTCTAAGGGACTTTGTATGACCTGCGAGCCAA ATGAACCTGGCGTTTTCATCGGTAAAATCATGCCGAATAATCCAACAAGAGCATTCCTGGGTTACGTCGACTCTAAGGCATCCAAAAGCAAAATCGTTCATGATGTCTTCGCCAAGGGTGATTCTGCCTTCATTTCTG GTGACATCTTGGTAGCCGATGAGTTGGGATACCTGTTCTTTAAAGATCGCACCGGTGATACATACAGATGGAAAGGTGAAAATGTATCGACATCAGAAGTCGAGGCGATTGTCAGCAACCTTGCTAATTACAAGGATTGCGTCGTTTACGGTGTTGAG ATTCAAGGAGCTGAAGGAAGGGCTGGAATGGCAGCTATTTACGACCCAGATGACACACTAAACCTAGAGCAGCTAGTGTTGGGGATGAAAGAGCAACTGCCAACATATGCTAGACCTCAATTCATCAGAGCTTTGAGAAAGATTGATATGACTG GTACATtcaaaataaagaagaaagatCTGCAGAACGAAGGTTACGATCCAACTAAGATTCAGGACAAATTATATTACTTGGATCCAAAGTCTGGCTACAACGTTTTAACACCTGAAGCGTTTGAACAGATACAACAAGGCAAGATTCGTTTGTAA
- the LOC124298449 gene encoding long-chain fatty acid transport protein 4-like isoform X1 produces the protein MDVRFVVLVLALVGLMAAGVGTRIQGAAARIAQIAFAVALLPLVYRYHRRIYVIVKTLPRDVKFLYRYINADIETKGFVRNNTTVIKIFTERARIYPNKPCFIFEGRIWTNLDIEKLSNQVASVFQKAGYVKGDAVALLMHNRPEYIAIWLGLGKLGVVTALINTNLRMQPLVHCLLAAKVKAIIYTQELGTAINEITDTIQGIDRYEWGSPLGEELDGAKNVDQLLTEASTAPPVVDHIPGYRDNLLYIYTSGTTGLPKAALMPHSRYLLITMATYHMLGLRANSDIMYNPLPLYHTAGGLVGTGCALVKGIPSVLRTKFSVSAYWTDCIKHNCTLAQYIGEMCRYLLSAPPRPEDSAHSVRLMVGNGMRPQLWQEFVNRFKIEQITEVYGSSEGNANIVNVDNQVGAVGFIPSIIPKSLHPVALIRVTPDTCEPIRGPDGFCIRAKTNEPGMFIGLIKQGNASREFNGYLDKEASRSKTIQNVFSKGDKAFLSGDILVQDEYGYFYFKDRTGDTYRWKGENVATAEVEGVVSNVAGHRDATVYGVQVPGMEGKAGMAAIVDPDSLLDFKALAEGLDKALPSYARPIFLRIVKELEMTGTFKLKKINLQKEGFDPNKIQDKVYFRSGNKEYVQVTPELYEEIISGTAKL, from the exons ATGGACGTCAGATTCGTGGTTTTGGTCCTGGCGCTGGTTGGCCTGATGGCTGCGGGTGTTGGAACTCGGATCCAGGGTGCCGCTGCTCGGATCGCCCAGATAGCCTTCGCCGTTGCTCTTTTGCCCCTCGTTTATCGGTACCACAGGAGGATTTATGTTATCGTCAAGACGCTGCCTCGGGACGTCAA GTTTTTATACCGATACATCAACGCTGATATCGAGACAAAGGGTTTCGTACGTAACAACACAACGGTGATAAAAATCTTCACAGAACGTGCTCGAATTTACCCCAATAAACCATGCTTCATTTTCGAGGGTCGGATCTGGACAAACCTGGAT ATAGAGAAACTTAGCAACCAAGTAGCCTCTGTCTTCCAGAAGGCTGGATACGTCAAAGGAGACGCGGTTGCATTGCTGATGCACAACAGGCCCGAATATATTGCGATATGGCTGGGACTAGGAAAGTTAGGGGTGGTAACAGCTCTGATCAACACCAATTTGCGTATGCAGCCTCTTGTGCATTGTTTACTTGCAGCAAAAGTGAAggcaattatttatacacaagAATTGGGTACAG CAATAAATGAGATCACAGATACTATACAAGGAATCGACAGATACGAGTGGGGCAGCCCTTTGGGAGAGGAATTAGACGGTGCTAAAAACGTTGATCAGCTTCTCACTGAAGCTAGTACTGCGCCTCCAGTAGTTGACCATATTCCAGGTTACAGGGATAATTTACTCTATATCTACACAAGCGGGACAACTGGACTACCCAAAGCTGCTCTGATGCCACATTCGAG GTATCTGCTCATCACTATGGCCACTTATCATATGCTGGGTCTTCGAGCAAACAGTGATATTATGTACAATCCACTTCCGCTCTATCATACAGCTGGAGGTCTAGTTGGTACTGGTTGCGCTCTAGTGAAAGGAATCCCAAGCGTTTTGAGAACAAAATTCTCCGTGTCTGCCTACTGGACGGATTGCATAAAACACAATTGTACT CTTGCCCAATATATTGGCGAAATGTGCCGGTATTTATTATCGGCACCACCTCGACCTGAAGATTCTGCCCACTCGGTTAGATTGATGGTTGGCAATGGTATGAGACCTCAGCTTTGGCAAGAGTTTGTTAATCGCTTCAAGATCGAACAGATAACAGAAGTTTATGGGTCTAGTGAAGGAAATGCCAACATTG TGAACGTTGATAATCAAGTTGGAGCTGTCGGTTTCATTCCATCGATAATACCAAAGTCTTTGCATCCAGTAGCTCTCATACGGGTTACTCCAGACACTTGTGAGCCCATCAGAGGACCAGACGGATTTTGTATAAGGGCAAAGACAA ACGAGCCTGGAATGTTTATAGGACTAATAAAGCAGGGAAATGCTTCAAGAGAATTCAATGGATACTTGGACAAAGAAGCATCAAGGAGTAAAACAATACAAAACGTGTTTAGCAAAGGCGACAAAGCATTCTTATCTG GTGATATATTGGTCCAGGACGAATATGGATATTTTTACTTCAAGGACAGAACTGGCGACACTTACAGATGGAAAGGGGAAAATGTAGCGACTGCAGAAGTCGAAGGTGTCGTAAGCAACGTAGCTGGTCACAGGGACGCCACTGTCTATGGAGTACAG GTACCTGGAATGGAGGGAAAGGCAGGAATGGCAGCTATAGTCGATCCCGATAGTCTGCTTGACTTTAAAGCGTTAGCTGAGGGCCTTGACAAAGCTCTTCCCTCTTATGCCAGGCCGATTTTCCTGCGCATTGTAAAAGAACTCGAAATGACGGGCacatttaaattgaaaaaaataaatctacaAAAGGAGGGATTTGATCCTAACAAAATTCAGGATAAAGTATACTTTAGGTCGGGTAATAAGGAATACGTACAAGTTACACCGGAGTTGTAcgaagaaattatttctgGGACAGCAAAATTGTAA
- the LOC124298449 gene encoding long-chain fatty acid transport protein 1-like isoform X2: MVGFLYRYINADIETKGFVRNNTTVIKIFTERARIYPNKPCFIFEGRIWTNLDIEKLSNQVASVFQKAGYVKGDAVALLMHNRPEYIAIWLGLGKLGVVTALINTNLRMQPLVHCLLAAKVKAIIYTQELGTAINEITDTIQGIDRYEWGSPLGEELDGAKNVDQLLTEASTAPPVVDHIPGYRDNLLYIYTSGTTGLPKAALMPHSRYLLITMATYHMLGLRANSDIMYNPLPLYHTAGGLVGTGCALVKGIPSVLRTKFSVSAYWTDCIKHNCTLAQYIGEMCRYLLSAPPRPEDSAHSVRLMVGNGMRPQLWQEFVNRFKIEQITEVYGSSEGNANIVNVDNQVGAVGFIPSIIPKSLHPVALIRVTPDTCEPIRGPDGFCIRAKTNEPGMFIGLIKQGNASREFNGYLDKEASRSKTIQNVFSKGDKAFLSGDILVQDEYGYFYFKDRTGDTYRWKGENVATAEVEGVVSNVAGHRDATVYGVQVPGMEGKAGMAAIVDPDSLLDFKALAEGLDKALPSYARPIFLRIVKELEMTGTFKLKKINLQKEGFDPNKIQDKVYFRSGNKEYVQVTPELYEEIISGTAKL, translated from the exons ATGGTAGG GTTTTTATACCGATACATCAACGCTGATATCGAGACAAAGGGTTTCGTACGTAACAACACAACGGTGATAAAAATCTTCACAGAACGTGCTCGAATTTACCCCAATAAACCATGCTTCATTTTCGAGGGTCGGATCTGGACAAACCTGGAT ATAGAGAAACTTAGCAACCAAGTAGCCTCTGTCTTCCAGAAGGCTGGATACGTCAAAGGAGACGCGGTTGCATTGCTGATGCACAACAGGCCCGAATATATTGCGATATGGCTGGGACTAGGAAAGTTAGGGGTGGTAACAGCTCTGATCAACACCAATTTGCGTATGCAGCCTCTTGTGCATTGTTTACTTGCAGCAAAAGTGAAggcaattatttatacacaagAATTGGGTACAG CAATAAATGAGATCACAGATACTATACAAGGAATCGACAGATACGAGTGGGGCAGCCCTTTGGGAGAGGAATTAGACGGTGCTAAAAACGTTGATCAGCTTCTCACTGAAGCTAGTACTGCGCCTCCAGTAGTTGACCATATTCCAGGTTACAGGGATAATTTACTCTATATCTACACAAGCGGGACAACTGGACTACCCAAAGCTGCTCTGATGCCACATTCGAG GTATCTGCTCATCACTATGGCCACTTATCATATGCTGGGTCTTCGAGCAAACAGTGATATTATGTACAATCCACTTCCGCTCTATCATACAGCTGGAGGTCTAGTTGGTACTGGTTGCGCTCTAGTGAAAGGAATCCCAAGCGTTTTGAGAACAAAATTCTCCGTGTCTGCCTACTGGACGGATTGCATAAAACACAATTGTACT CTTGCCCAATATATTGGCGAAATGTGCCGGTATTTATTATCGGCACCACCTCGACCTGAAGATTCTGCCCACTCGGTTAGATTGATGGTTGGCAATGGTATGAGACCTCAGCTTTGGCAAGAGTTTGTTAATCGCTTCAAGATCGAACAGATAACAGAAGTTTATGGGTCTAGTGAAGGAAATGCCAACATTG TGAACGTTGATAATCAAGTTGGAGCTGTCGGTTTCATTCCATCGATAATACCAAAGTCTTTGCATCCAGTAGCTCTCATACGGGTTACTCCAGACACTTGTGAGCCCATCAGAGGACCAGACGGATTTTGTATAAGGGCAAAGACAA ACGAGCCTGGAATGTTTATAGGACTAATAAAGCAGGGAAATGCTTCAAGAGAATTCAATGGATACTTGGACAAAGAAGCATCAAGGAGTAAAACAATACAAAACGTGTTTAGCAAAGGCGACAAAGCATTCTTATCTG GTGATATATTGGTCCAGGACGAATATGGATATTTTTACTTCAAGGACAGAACTGGCGACACTTACAGATGGAAAGGGGAAAATGTAGCGACTGCAGAAGTCGAAGGTGTCGTAAGCAACGTAGCTGGTCACAGGGACGCCACTGTCTATGGAGTACAG GTACCTGGAATGGAGGGAAAGGCAGGAATGGCAGCTATAGTCGATCCCGATAGTCTGCTTGACTTTAAAGCGTTAGCTGAGGGCCTTGACAAAGCTCTTCCCTCTTATGCCAGGCCGATTTTCCTGCGCATTGTAAAAGAACTCGAAATGACGGGCacatttaaattgaaaaaaataaatctacaAAAGGAGGGATTTGATCCTAACAAAATTCAGGATAAAGTATACTTTAGGTCGGGTAATAAGGAATACGTACAAGTTACACCGGAGTTGTAcgaagaaattatttctgGGACAGCAAAATTGTAA